A single region of the Phoenix dactylifera cultivar Barhee BC4 unplaced genomic scaffold, palm_55x_up_171113_PBpolish2nd_filt_p 000345F, whole genome shotgun sequence genome encodes:
- the LOC103716152 gene encoding dynamin-related protein 3A-like yields MAEDAVTPSPSPAAAAAAGTIGSSVIPIVNKLQDIFAQLGSSSTIDLPQVSVIGSQSSGKSSVLEALVGRDFLPRGSDICTRRPLVLQLVHCPRRPEAAEGAEEWGEFLHLPGKRFCDFSEIRREIKAETDREAGGNKGVSDKQIRLKIFSPNVLNITLVDLPGITKVPVGDQPSDIEARIRTMILSYIKHRTCIILAVSPANADLANSDALQMARIADPDGSRTIGVITKLDIMDRGTDARNFLLGNVIPLKLGYVGVVNRSQQDINFNRSIKDALAFEENFFRNQPAYHGLSHCCGVPQLAKKLNQILVQHIRAVLPGLKSRINAQLVVVAKEHAAYGDVAESKAGQGIKLLNILTKYCEAFSSMVEGKNEELSTAELSGGARIHYIFQSIFVKSLEEVDPCEAITDEDIRMAIQNATGPKSALFVPEVPFEVLVRRQIGRLLDPSLQCAKFIYDELIKMSHRSLASELQQFPVLRKCMDEVIGNFLREGLQPAETMITHIIEMEMDYINTSHPNFIGGSKAVEIAQQQVKSSRLSASVPRSKDGIDSDKLQASEKSLKSRAILARSAANGAISDALQGVRPSGDSERPGSSGGTTGSSWGFSSIFGSSEDRASGKDSSLNKSYNTPAYTVEHSLTMIQLREPPVILKPSENQTDQEALEIAITKLLLKSYYDIVRKSIEDSVPKAIMHFLVNHTKRELHNVFIRKLYRENLFEDMLREPDDIAAKRKRIRETLKVLQQAYRTLDEIPLEAETVEKGYILDTDGTGLPKIHGLPSSFYTNNDYSASYAASPKNPRSRKIAYSGEQPSSLYSNSDANGLGSYPRIDA; encoded by the exons ATGGCAGAGGACGCGGTGACGCCCAGCCCATCGcccgcggcggcggcggccgcggggaCGATCGGGAGCTCGGTGATCCCGATCGTGAACAAGCTCCAAGACATCTTCGCCCAGCTTGGCAGCTCCTCGACCATCGATCTGCCTCAGGTGTCTGTGATCGGGAGCCAAAGCAGCGGGAAGTCGAGCGTGCTCGAGGCGCTCGTCGGCCGGGATTTTCTACCGCGGGGGTCGGATATTTGTACTAGGAGGCCGCTCGTGCTCCAGCTCGTGCACTGCCCCCGGCGTccggaggcggcggagggggcAGAAGAGTGGGGGGAGTTCCTCCACTTGCCCGGGAAGAGGTTCTGCGACTTCTCAGAAATACGGCGCGAGATCAAG GCTGAAACAGATAGGGAAGCAGGAGGGAACAAGGGAGTTTCTGACAAACAAATTCGCTTGAAGATTTTTTCACCAAATGTTTTGAATATTACTTTGGTCGATTTGCCTGGAATAACTAAAGTGCCGGTTGGTGACCAGCCAAGTGACATTGAGGCAAGAATTAGAACTATGATCCTGTCATACATCAAACACAGGACTTGCATAATATTAGCAGTCTCACCAGCGAATGCAGATTTAGCAAATTCTGATGCACTTCAGATGGCTAGGATTGCTGATCCAGATG GTTCTCGGACTATTGGTGTCATCACGAAG TTAGATATAATGGATAGAGGTACCGATGCCCGCAACTTTTTATTGGGAAATGTGATCCCCCTCAAACTTGGATATGTTGGTGTTGTGAACCGTAGTCAACAG GATATTAACTTTAACCGTAGTATCAAGGATGCATTGGCCTTTGAAGAGAACTTCTTCCGCAATCAGCCT GCATATCATGGTCTTTCTCACTGCTGCGGGGTTCCTCAGTTAGCCAAGAAACTGAATCAG ATTTTAGTACAACATATCAGGGCTGTCCTTCCAGGACTGAAATCTCGCATAAATGCTCAATTGGTGGTTGTAGCAAAGGAGCATGCTGCTTATGGTGATGTTGCAGAGTCAAAG GCTGGTCAGGGAATCAAACTCTTGAACATTCTTACAAAATATTGTGAAG CTTTTTCATCAATGGTGGAAGGAAAAAATGAGGAATTGTCCACAGCGGAGCTTTCTGGTGGAGCACGAATACACTATATTTTCCAGTCCATCTTCGTGAAGAGTTTGGAG GAAGTTGATCCTTGTGAAGCCATAACAGATGAAGATATCCGCATGGCTATTCAAAATGCAACTGGTCCTAAAAGTGCTTTGTTTGTACCAGAG GTGCCATTTGAGGTTCTCGTACGAAGGCAAATAGGCCGCTTGTTAGATCCAAGCCTTCAGTGTGCAAAATTTATATATGATGAATTAATTAAG ATGAGCCACCGTTCCTTAGCTAGTGAGCTTCAGCAGTTTCCTGTCCTTCGAAAGTGCATGGATGAGGTAATCGGGAATTTCTTAAGAGAGGGCCTTCAGCCTGCAGAGACGATGATAACCCACATTATTGAAATGGAG ATGGATTATATAAACACTTCACATCCAAATTTTATCGGTGGCAGTAAGGCTGTAGAGATTGCACAGCAGCAAGTTAAATCTTCAAGGTTATCAGCATCAGTGCCGAGATCTAAG GATGGAATAGATTCTGATAAGCTACAAGCATCTGAAAAGAGTCTGAAATCTCGAGCTATCCTTGCCAGATCTGCTGCAAATGGAGCTATTTCTGATGCCCTTCAG GGAGTTCGACCTTCTGGGGATTCTGAAAGGCCAGGTTCATCTG GAGGTACAACTGGATCAAGCTGGGGCTTTTCATCAATTTTTGGTTCTAGTGAGGATCGTGCATCTGGAAAAGACAGTTCATTGAACAAGTCTTACAATACACCTGCTTACACTGTTGAACATTCCCTCACTATGATCCAGTTAAGGGAG CCACCAGTCATCCTAAAGCCCTCAGAGAATCAGACAGATCAGGAGGCTTTGGAGATAGCTATCACAAAATTGTTATTGAAGTCGTATTATGATATTGTAAGAAAAAGTATCGAGGACTCTGTGCCAAAGGCAATTATGCACTTCCTG GTTAATCATACAAAGCGGGAGCTGCATAATGTTTTTATTAGAAAACTTTACAG AGAAAATCTCTTCGAAGACATGTTAAGAGAACCCGATGACATAGCTGCTAAAAGGAAACGGATCCGGGAGACACTCAAAGTTTTGCAGCAAGCTTACAGG ACATTGGACGAGATACCACTTGAAGCTGAAACTGTTGAGAAGGGTTATATTCTAGACACTGATGGAACTGGTCTGCCAAAGATCCATGGGCTTCCTTCATCGTTCTATACTAATAATGACTACAGCGCGTCGTATGCTGCTTCTCCCAAGAATCCCCGATCCAGGAAGATAGCTTATTCAGGAGAGCAACCATCATCATTGTATTCAAATTCTGATGCCAATGGATTGGGATCCTATCCAAGAATTGATGCATGA